One Tenebrio molitor chromosome 2, icTenMoli1.1, whole genome shotgun sequence genomic region harbors:
- the LOC138124065 gene encoding adenylate cyclase type 10-like isoform X2: MMEGMTQLGQEEYIWAMRTSSYRASDTDLWKDRRSLRSSSQMRKKSKSVLDTSMGDRQTKVMASLVPDEVIYNLNDYSHRQYDACFLFGDVSGFTELCEKYTKTGISGPSRMTQVLNKYLGSMVQEVMSHSGDVLKFSGDAFLAIFKSSESETMRDAVHEALDCALIIQKNYGSYLTDVGVIIRVKLAISAGLVTFALIGDNTTSHYVVVGKPIWDVKAAESISSAGDIVVAPAAWHYVNTNEYLFQEMSDNVHVKIIGVGPNWRSVQKNVRQQKVQDRAEEVLSQDDDSSQSDVLSEITQEGMDEFSLRPAVNTAVRLKIKEALRRFIIAPVMKSIDMDEPFEYLTEMRQAVIVFINVISYKLETEDTVTLADRTYKTVCSVVDKMKGCVNKVSLFDKDLMFVVIFGLRGLKHELECQVALKCAKECHNAITKLPGVLSTSIGVTTGKTYCGVFGHTLRREYTVISLIVNKAARLMVAYKGKVTCDRETFLHSKLEARHFILQEHKPLKGISHPGPVYEFVEAEIDHDVVQRINACPLLGRTEKLKLYKRLLETYFTATNTNEQQYKMLLIKGEARQGKSRLLDEIVYITPPEILVNKFTLTEKDLKMPYQTIRLIFNVPLSIQKDSSSKEKEQKLLTMLKRIKVPDLMCVFNHVFGVNFKNSELYMSLNEDARKVALKKMIKQLCYACFVKIWVLAMDDCEYIDQESWEVLSTLFDINTVFIVATMARDKLLKVTSLSKILNDARVKTVYLHAIERWYLGALACQILDVYAISPELENAIQTRSNGNPGWIESFLISLIQDEALYILKATITEINDLGLVCPPLYMMARLTSDETHKWQHIMEERRPSMDSIAEQDYWKRYIDSCRDSYLNVTIREQMEAISKGAKVPICVIAPNFHVGDEEVELSMDAIILKTFDSLNFFEQLLVKCSAILGNQFLREMLLYVMSASEPRKAALAVQKLFEIRVLTCAKGDFLEGGTSVFRERLLNPNDESGLKCQCRGIKIDETCADLPRYASCGYLQFRSSLFRDITYNLLTDNQKKEFHSRAIRYLERETRKCKACGNGFFDRILGTRHDKDFLFARDKQKRAISMSTSMETTSVSRRSSWHSSSQHSSLTARRSKVDEKSIASFPSQIYGENKGEKAYHAIFGITIINKLKNSFSLTRAFSSEDFTDCQCNLILATTYAQLIEHCNGAGELNKVIEAMMEYAFICIICSNIPLAIRVLNESLDVLKKKATERSENVWKLALIRAKIFILLGYSRLELGHIDEAFSSLHRALAEYGITFPKGLSKKMLTCAHEFRHFFGFYVFPKILTKHLDHWDTVFANNLSECLSHMCALYMIREQWANAEMAASWALTKSLQSFSDFQVICTACANMLHVAQHFERWNMCVALEVHALRLCHLKKATVDAEDLKSVAKLYGVIFTSRLYRSNTEKAIHIGYIVLRLCSSIRATKIILPLLPLLLHSLLLGKHFNNAFSILQELEVFADEDSDSSGKVWYFALCVGLQLETGYSLVPYHVCENFYQVEGESWVTIRDPDARKRFFTVMWLWCIRNEKWEAASIWCLKTSDFMIVEEKDTLANKITGLYLLEGLILFLVWKLDRRNIKAVIRTQQEIKQLLKALEKAARTSKVILPRFYHLKAYYKYVKRFDSKVTDLLNKAVETATKCGNELEIAWIEHSTKAWNKTLPPIAMDFWKEHSEADNLLDFQDIEMGGAKIGFFTLPTPVYM, encoded by the exons ATGATGGAAGGAA tgaCTCAATTGGGGCAGGAGGAGTACATCTGGGCTATGCGGACGAGCTCTTACAGAGCATCGGATACAGACCTGTGGAAGGACAGACGCTCGTTACGCTCTTCGTCGCAGATGAGGAAGAAATCCAAGAGCGTGTTAGACACGTCGATGGGTGACCGCCAGACGAAGGTGATGGCGTCTTTGGTCCCCGACGAGGTCATCTACAACTTGAACGACTACAGCCACAGGCAGTACGACGCGTGCTTCCTCTTTGGGGATGTTTCCG GCTTCACCGAACTGTGCGAGAAATACACCAAGACTGGCATCTCTGGTCCGTCGAGGATGACCCAAGTACTGAACAAGTACTTGGGGTCCATGGTGCAAGAGGTGATGTCGCACAGCGGGGACGTTTTGAAATTCTCCGGAGACGCCTTCCTCGCCATTTTCAAATCGTCGGAAAGCGAGACCATGCGCGACGCCGTCCACGAGGCCTTGGACTGCGCCCTCATCATCCAGAAGAACTACGGGTCGTACCTGACCGACGTAGGCGTCATCATCAGAG TGAAACTGGCGATCTCCGCCGGACTCGTCACTTTCGCTCTGATCGGAGACAACACCACGTCCCATTACGTGGTAGTGGGGAAGCCCATATGGGACGTGAAAGCCGCCGAGAGCATCAGCAGCGCTGGCGACATAGTGGTGGCGCCAGCTGCTTGGCACTACGTCAACACCAACGAGTACCTCTTCCAAGAGATGTCCGACAACGTCCACGTCAAGATCATCGGCGTGGGTCCCAACTGGCGCAGCGTCCAGAAGAACGTGCGCCAACAGAAAGTACAAGACCGGGCCGAAGAAGTTCTCAGTCAGGATGACGACTCCTCCCAGAGCGACGTCCTCAGCGAGATCACCCAAGAAGGAATGGACGAGTTTTCTC TGAGGCCAGCTGTCAACACGGCGGTCCGACTCAAGATCAAAGAAGCTCTCAGACGATTCATCATAGCTCCTGTGATGAAGAGCATCGACATGGACGAGCCTTTCGAGTACTTGACCGAAATGAGACAAGCTGTTATCGTCTTCATCAACGTCATCTCCTACAAGCTCGAGACTGAAGACACGGTGACCTTGGCAGACCGCACCTACAAAACCGTGTGCAG TGTAGTCGACAAAATGAAAGGCTGTGTCAACAAGGTTTCGCTCTTCGACAAAGATCTCATGTTCGTCGTCATATTTGGTCTGCGCGGCCTCAAACATGAGCTGGAGTGTCAAGTCGCCTTGAAGTGTGCGAAAGAGTGTCACAACGCCATCACCAAACTTCCTGGAGTTTTGTCGACCTCGATTGGAGTCACTACTG GCAAGACTTATTGTGGAGTTTTCGGACACACTCTTCGACGGGAGTACACTGTCATCAGTCTCATCGTCAACAAGGCAGCTAGATTGATGGTGGCCTACAAGGGTAAAGTGACTTGCGACAGAGAAACTTTCTTGCACAGCAAACTAGAAGCGAGACACTTTATCCTGCAAGAACACAAACCCTTGAAGGGAATCTCTCATCCTGGACCAGTCTACGAATTTGTAGAAGCTGAAAT AGACCACGACGTCGTTCAACGCATAAACGCTTGTCCCCTCTTGGGGAGGACAGAAAAGCTGAAACTGTACAAACGTCTTTTGGAAACATATTTCACCGCAACGAACACCAACGAGCAACAGTACAAGATGTTGTTGATAAAAGGCGAAGCTCGCCAAGGGAAATCTCGTCTGTTGGACGAAATCGTCTACATAACTCCGCCTGAGATACTAGTTAATAAATTTACGTTAACCGAGAAGGACCTGAAG ATGCCGTACCAGACCATAAGGTTGATATTCAACGTCCCTCTGTCCATACAAAAAGACTCTTCGTCAAAAGAGAAAGAACAAAAACTGCTGACGATGTTGAAGAGAATCAAAGTTCCAGATTTGATGTGCGTGTTCAATCATGTGTTTGGTGTCAATTTCAAAAACTCGGAGCTGTACATGTCGCTCAACGAAGACGCGAGGAAAGTGGCGCTGAAGAAAATGATCAAGCAGCTGTGTTACGCC TGTTTCGTAAAGATCTGGGTGCTCGCCATGGACGACTGCGAGTACATTGACCAAGAGTCTTGGGAAGTGTTGAGCACCTTGTTTGACATCAACACCGTTTTCATTGTTGCCACCATGGCGCGCGACAAGCTTCTCAAAGTAACTAGTCTATCGAAGATTTTGAACGACGCACGGGTCAAGACAGTTTACCTCCATGCGATAGAACGGTGGTACTTGGGAGCTCTggcttgtcaaattttggacGTTTACGCAATTTCTCCAGAGTTGGAAAA TGCCATCCAGACCAGGAGCAACGGCAATCCCGGCTGGATCGAGAGCTTCCTCATAAGCTTGATCCAAGACGAAGCGTTGTACATTTTGAAAGCGACCATAACGGAAATCAACGATTTGGGTTTGGTGTGTCCTCCTCTTTACATGATGGCGAG GTTGACTTCCGATGAGACTCACAAGTGGCAACACATAATGGAGGAGAGAAGGCCTTCGATGGACTCAATAGCGGAACAAGACTACTGGAAGAGATACATCGACAGTTGTCGA GACAGCTATCTTAACGTGACCATCAGAGAGCAAATGGAGGCCATAAGCAAAGGAGCCAAAGTACCGATTTGCGTGATCGCGCCGAATTTCCACGTCGGAGACGAAGAAGTTGAACTGTCTATGGACGCCATCATTTTGAAGACTTTCGACTCCCTAAACTTCTTCGAGCAGCTGCTGGTCAAGTGCAGCGCCATTTTGGGCAACCAGTTTCTTCGAGAGATGTTGCTGTACGTGATGTCGGCATCAGAACCGAGGAAGGCGGCTTTAG CCGTCCAAAAGCTGTTCGAGATCAGGGTGTTGACCTGTGCGAAAGGCGACTTCTTGGAGGGAGGCACGAGCGTCTTCCGGGAGAGGTTGCTCAACCCCAACGACGAATCAGGTCTGAAGTGTCAATGCAGAGGGATCAAGATCGATG AGACTTGTGCTGATCTTCCTAGATACGCTTCGTGTGGTTATTTGCAGTTTCGGTCGTCGCTCTTCCGCGACATAACTTACAATCTGCTGACGGACAACCAGAAGAAGGAGTTCCACTCGAGAGCCATCAGGTACTTGGAGAGGGAAACGCGTAAGTGTAAGGCTTGCGGGAACGGCTTCTTCGACCGAATCTTGGGCACCAGGCACGATAAG GACTTTCTGTTCGCTAGAGACAAGCAAAAACGCGCGATCTCCATGAGCACTTCTATGGAGACCACGAGCGTGAGTCGGCGCAGTTCTTGGCACAGCTCCTCCCAGCACTCCTCCTTGACCGCGAGGAGGTCGAAAGTCGACGAGAAATCGATCGCGTCGTTCCCGAGTCAGATCTACGGCGAAAACAAAG GCGAAAAAGCCTACCACGCGATCTTCGGCATCACCATCATCAACAAGCTGAAGAACAGTTTCTCTCTAACGAGAGCCTTCTCGTCGGAGGACTTCACCGACTGCCAGTGCAACCTGATCCTGGCAACGACCTACGCGCAACTGATCGAACACTGCAACGGCGCCGGCGAACTCAACAAAGTGATCGAGGCGATGATGGAGTACGCTTTCATCTGCATCATCTGCTCCAACATCCCGCTCGCCATCCGAGTCCTGAACGAGTCGCTGGACGTGCTGAAGAAGAAGGCCACGGAGCGGTCCGAAAACGTGTGGAAGCTGGCGCTGATTCGCGCGAAGATCTTCATCCTGTTGGGGTACTCTCGTCTAGAGCTGGGCCACATAGACGAGGCCTTCAGCAGCCTCCACAGAGCGCTGGCCGAATACGGAATCACCTTCCCGAAAGGCCTCTCCAAGAAGATGTTGACTTGTGCGCACGAGTTCAGACACTTCTTCGGCTTCTACGTGTTCCCCAAGATACTGACCAAACACCTGGATCATTGGGACACGGTGTTCGCCAACAACTTGTCCGAATGTCTGTCGCATATGTGCGCCCTCTACATG ATCAGAGAGCAGTGGGCTAACGCCGAAATGGCGGCAAGTTGGGCGCTGACCAAGTCGTTACAGTCTTTCAGTGACTTCCAAGTGATTTGTACAGCTTGTGCGAACATGCTGCACGTGGCCCAACACTTCGAAAGGTGGAATATGTGCGTAGCTCTGGAAGTACACGCTTTGAGGTTGTGCCACCTGAAGAAAGCCACGGTAGATGCGGAAGACCTCAAATCCGTGGCCAAACTCTACGGTGTCATCTTCACCTCCAG ATTGTACCGGTCCAATACGGAGAAGGCCATCCACATAGGATACATAGTGTTGAGGTTGTGCTCTTCGATTCGCGCGACCAAGATCATTCTGCCTCTGTTGCCGCTCTTGCTGCACAGTCTTCTGTTGGGCAAGCACTTCAACAACGCCTTCTCCATCTTGCAAGAACTTGAAGTTTTCGCCGACGAAGATTCGGACAGTTCAG GGAAGGTTTGGTATTTTGCTCTTTGCGTGGGTTTACAACTGGAAACTGGTTATTCTCTCGTGCCTTACCACGTGTGCGAGAATTTTTACCAGGTCGAAGGAGAGAGTTGGGTGACCATCAGAGATCCAGACGCGAGAAAAAGATTTTTCACAGTGATGTGGCTGTG GTGTATAAGAAATGAAAAGTGGGAGGCAGCGTCCATTTGGTGTCTCAAAACCAGCGACTTTATGATCGTCGAAGAGAAAGACACTCTAGCTAACAAAATCACAGGTTTGTATTTGCTCGAAGGgttgattttgtttttggtgTGGAAGTTGGACAGGAGGAACATCAAAGCGGTTATCAGAACTCAACAGGAGATAAAACAGCTGCTTAAAGCGCTTGAAAAGGCTGCAAGGACGTCGAAGGTCATCTTGCCCAG GTTTTACCACCTGAAAGCGTATTACAAGTACGTGAAAAGATTCGACTCGAAGGTTACCGATTTGTTGAATAAGGCGGTGGAAACTGCGACGAAATGCGGCAACGAACTCGAAATTGCGTGGATTGAACACTCGACGAAA gcTTGGAACAAGACGCTGCCGCCTATTGCTATGGACTTTTGGAAGGAACATTCGGAAGCTGACAATCTGCTAGATTTTCAAGATATCGAGATGGGGGGAGCCAAGATAGGATTTTTTACTCTACCCACTCCTGTCTATATGTGA
- the LOC138124065 gene encoding adenylate cyclase type 10-like isoform X1, whose product MMEGMTQLGQEEYIWAMRTSSYRASDTDLWKDRRSLRSSSQMRKKSKSVLDTSMGDRQTKVMASLVPDEVIYNLNDYSHRQYDACFLFGDVSGFTELCEKYTKTGISGPSRMTQVLNKYLGSMVQEVMSHSGDVLKFSGDAFLAIFKSSESETMRDAVHEALDCALIIQKNYGSYLTDVGVIIRVKLAISAGLVTFALIGDNTTSHYVVVGKPIWDVKAAESISSAGDIVVAPAAWHYVNTNEYLFQEMSDNVHVKIIGVGPNWRSVQKNVRQQKVQDRAEEVLSQDDDSSQSDVLSEITQEGMDEFSLRPAVNTAVRLKIKEALRRFIIAPVMKSIDMDEPFEYLTEMRQAVIVFINVISYKLETEDTVTLADRTYKTVCSVVDKMKGCVNKVSLFDKDLMFVVIFGLRGLKHELECQVALKCAKECHNAITKLPGVLSTSIGVTTGKTYCGVFGHTLRREYTVISLIVNKAARLMVAYKGKVTCDRETFLHSKLEARHFILQEHKPLKGISHPGPVYEFVEAEIDHDVVQRINACPLLGRTEKLKLYKRLLETYFTATNTNEQQYKMLLIKGEARQGKSRLLDEIVYITPPEILVNKFTLTEKDLKMPYQTIRLIFNVPLSIQKDSSSKEKEQKLLTMLKRIKVPDLMCVFNHVFGVNFKNSELYMSLNEDARKVALKKMIKQLCYACFVKIWVLAMDDCEYIDQESWEVLSTLFDINTVFIVATMARDKLLKVTSLSKILNDARVKTVYLHAIERWYLGALACQILDVYAISPELENAIQTRSNGNPGWIESFLISLIQDEALYILKATITEINDLGLVCPPLYMMARLTSDETHKWQHIMEERRPSMDSIAEQDYWKRYIDSCRDSYLNVTIREQMEAISKGAKVPICVIAPNFHVGDEEVELSMDAIILKTFDSLNFFEQLLVKCSAILGNQFLREMLLYVMSASEPRKAALAVQKLFEIRVLTCAKGDFLEGGTSVFRERLLNPNDESGLKCQCRGIKIDETCADLPRYASCGYLQFRSSLFRDITYNLLTDNQKKEFHSRAIRYLERETRKCKACGNGFFDRILGTRHDKDFLFARDKQKRAISMSTSMETTSVSRRSSWHSSSQHSSLTARRSKVDEKSIASFPSQIYGENKGNTFGLWWLVTKRLVSGEKAYHAIFGITIINKLKNSFSLTRAFSSEDFTDCQCNLILATTYAQLIEHCNGAGELNKVIEAMMEYAFICIICSNIPLAIRVLNESLDVLKKKATERSENVWKLALIRAKIFILLGYSRLELGHIDEAFSSLHRALAEYGITFPKGLSKKMLTCAHEFRHFFGFYVFPKILTKHLDHWDTVFANNLSECLSHMCALYMIREQWANAEMAASWALTKSLQSFSDFQVICTACANMLHVAQHFERWNMCVALEVHALRLCHLKKATVDAEDLKSVAKLYGVIFTSRLYRSNTEKAIHIGYIVLRLCSSIRATKIILPLLPLLLHSLLLGKHFNNAFSILQELEVFADEDSDSSGKVWYFALCVGLQLETGYSLVPYHVCENFYQVEGESWVTIRDPDARKRFFTVMWLWCIRNEKWEAASIWCLKTSDFMIVEEKDTLANKITGLYLLEGLILFLVWKLDRRNIKAVIRTQQEIKQLLKALEKAARTSKVILPRFYHLKAYYKYVKRFDSKVTDLLNKAVETATKCGNELEIAWIEHSTKAWNKTLPPIAMDFWKEHSEADNLLDFQDIEMGGAKIGFFTLPTPVYM is encoded by the exons ATGATGGAAGGAA tgaCTCAATTGGGGCAGGAGGAGTACATCTGGGCTATGCGGACGAGCTCTTACAGAGCATCGGATACAGACCTGTGGAAGGACAGACGCTCGTTACGCTCTTCGTCGCAGATGAGGAAGAAATCCAAGAGCGTGTTAGACACGTCGATGGGTGACCGCCAGACGAAGGTGATGGCGTCTTTGGTCCCCGACGAGGTCATCTACAACTTGAACGACTACAGCCACAGGCAGTACGACGCGTGCTTCCTCTTTGGGGATGTTTCCG GCTTCACCGAACTGTGCGAGAAATACACCAAGACTGGCATCTCTGGTCCGTCGAGGATGACCCAAGTACTGAACAAGTACTTGGGGTCCATGGTGCAAGAGGTGATGTCGCACAGCGGGGACGTTTTGAAATTCTCCGGAGACGCCTTCCTCGCCATTTTCAAATCGTCGGAAAGCGAGACCATGCGCGACGCCGTCCACGAGGCCTTGGACTGCGCCCTCATCATCCAGAAGAACTACGGGTCGTACCTGACCGACGTAGGCGTCATCATCAGAG TGAAACTGGCGATCTCCGCCGGACTCGTCACTTTCGCTCTGATCGGAGACAACACCACGTCCCATTACGTGGTAGTGGGGAAGCCCATATGGGACGTGAAAGCCGCCGAGAGCATCAGCAGCGCTGGCGACATAGTGGTGGCGCCAGCTGCTTGGCACTACGTCAACACCAACGAGTACCTCTTCCAAGAGATGTCCGACAACGTCCACGTCAAGATCATCGGCGTGGGTCCCAACTGGCGCAGCGTCCAGAAGAACGTGCGCCAACAGAAAGTACAAGACCGGGCCGAAGAAGTTCTCAGTCAGGATGACGACTCCTCCCAGAGCGACGTCCTCAGCGAGATCACCCAAGAAGGAATGGACGAGTTTTCTC TGAGGCCAGCTGTCAACACGGCGGTCCGACTCAAGATCAAAGAAGCTCTCAGACGATTCATCATAGCTCCTGTGATGAAGAGCATCGACATGGACGAGCCTTTCGAGTACTTGACCGAAATGAGACAAGCTGTTATCGTCTTCATCAACGTCATCTCCTACAAGCTCGAGACTGAAGACACGGTGACCTTGGCAGACCGCACCTACAAAACCGTGTGCAG TGTAGTCGACAAAATGAAAGGCTGTGTCAACAAGGTTTCGCTCTTCGACAAAGATCTCATGTTCGTCGTCATATTTGGTCTGCGCGGCCTCAAACATGAGCTGGAGTGTCAAGTCGCCTTGAAGTGTGCGAAAGAGTGTCACAACGCCATCACCAAACTTCCTGGAGTTTTGTCGACCTCGATTGGAGTCACTACTG GCAAGACTTATTGTGGAGTTTTCGGACACACTCTTCGACGGGAGTACACTGTCATCAGTCTCATCGTCAACAAGGCAGCTAGATTGATGGTGGCCTACAAGGGTAAAGTGACTTGCGACAGAGAAACTTTCTTGCACAGCAAACTAGAAGCGAGACACTTTATCCTGCAAGAACACAAACCCTTGAAGGGAATCTCTCATCCTGGACCAGTCTACGAATTTGTAGAAGCTGAAAT AGACCACGACGTCGTTCAACGCATAAACGCTTGTCCCCTCTTGGGGAGGACAGAAAAGCTGAAACTGTACAAACGTCTTTTGGAAACATATTTCACCGCAACGAACACCAACGAGCAACAGTACAAGATGTTGTTGATAAAAGGCGAAGCTCGCCAAGGGAAATCTCGTCTGTTGGACGAAATCGTCTACATAACTCCGCCTGAGATACTAGTTAATAAATTTACGTTAACCGAGAAGGACCTGAAG ATGCCGTACCAGACCATAAGGTTGATATTCAACGTCCCTCTGTCCATACAAAAAGACTCTTCGTCAAAAGAGAAAGAACAAAAACTGCTGACGATGTTGAAGAGAATCAAAGTTCCAGATTTGATGTGCGTGTTCAATCATGTGTTTGGTGTCAATTTCAAAAACTCGGAGCTGTACATGTCGCTCAACGAAGACGCGAGGAAAGTGGCGCTGAAGAAAATGATCAAGCAGCTGTGTTACGCC TGTTTCGTAAAGATCTGGGTGCTCGCCATGGACGACTGCGAGTACATTGACCAAGAGTCTTGGGAAGTGTTGAGCACCTTGTTTGACATCAACACCGTTTTCATTGTTGCCACCATGGCGCGCGACAAGCTTCTCAAAGTAACTAGTCTATCGAAGATTTTGAACGACGCACGGGTCAAGACAGTTTACCTCCATGCGATAGAACGGTGGTACTTGGGAGCTCTggcttgtcaaattttggacGTTTACGCAATTTCTCCAGAGTTGGAAAA TGCCATCCAGACCAGGAGCAACGGCAATCCCGGCTGGATCGAGAGCTTCCTCATAAGCTTGATCCAAGACGAAGCGTTGTACATTTTGAAAGCGACCATAACGGAAATCAACGATTTGGGTTTGGTGTGTCCTCCTCTTTACATGATGGCGAG GTTGACTTCCGATGAGACTCACAAGTGGCAACACATAATGGAGGAGAGAAGGCCTTCGATGGACTCAATAGCGGAACAAGACTACTGGAAGAGATACATCGACAGTTGTCGA GACAGCTATCTTAACGTGACCATCAGAGAGCAAATGGAGGCCATAAGCAAAGGAGCCAAAGTACCGATTTGCGTGATCGCGCCGAATTTCCACGTCGGAGACGAAGAAGTTGAACTGTCTATGGACGCCATCATTTTGAAGACTTTCGACTCCCTAAACTTCTTCGAGCAGCTGCTGGTCAAGTGCAGCGCCATTTTGGGCAACCAGTTTCTTCGAGAGATGTTGCTGTACGTGATGTCGGCATCAGAACCGAGGAAGGCGGCTTTAG CCGTCCAAAAGCTGTTCGAGATCAGGGTGTTGACCTGTGCGAAAGGCGACTTCTTGGAGGGAGGCACGAGCGTCTTCCGGGAGAGGTTGCTCAACCCCAACGACGAATCAGGTCTGAAGTGTCAATGCAGAGGGATCAAGATCGATG AGACTTGTGCTGATCTTCCTAGATACGCTTCGTGTGGTTATTTGCAGTTTCGGTCGTCGCTCTTCCGCGACATAACTTACAATCTGCTGACGGACAACCAGAAGAAGGAGTTCCACTCGAGAGCCATCAGGTACTTGGAGAGGGAAACGCGTAAGTGTAAGGCTTGCGGGAACGGCTTCTTCGACCGAATCTTGGGCACCAGGCACGATAAG GACTTTCTGTTCGCTAGAGACAAGCAAAAACGCGCGATCTCCATGAGCACTTCTATGGAGACCACGAGCGTGAGTCGGCGCAGTTCTTGGCACAGCTCCTCCCAGCACTCCTCCTTGACCGCGAGGAGGTCGAAAGTCGACGAGAAATCGATCGCGTCGTTCCCGAGTCAGATCTACGGCGAAAACAAAGGCAACACTTTTGGCTTGTGGTGGTTGGTGACAAAACGTTTGGTTTCAGGCGAAAAAGCCTACCACGCGATCTTCGGCATCACCATCATCAACAAGCTGAAGAACAGTTTCTCTCTAACGAGAGCCTTCTCGTCGGAGGACTTCACCGACTGCCAGTGCAACCTGATCCTGGCAACGACCTACGCGCAACTGATCGAACACTGCAACGGCGCCGGCGAACTCAACAAAGTGATCGAGGCGATGATGGAGTACGCTTTCATCTGCATCATCTGCTCCAACATCCCGCTCGCCATCCGAGTCCTGAACGAGTCGCTGGACGTGCTGAAGAAGAAGGCCACGGAGCGGTCCGAAAACGTGTGGAAGCTGGCGCTGATTCGCGCGAAGATCTTCATCCTGTTGGGGTACTCTCGTCTAGAGCTGGGCCACATAGACGAGGCCTTCAGCAGCCTCCACAGAGCGCTGGCCGAATACGGAATCACCTTCCCGAAAGGCCTCTCCAAGAAGATGTTGACTTGTGCGCACGAGTTCAGACACTTCTTCGGCTTCTACGTGTTCCCCAAGATACTGACCAAACACCTGGATCATTGGGACACGGTGTTCGCCAACAACTTGTCCGAATGTCTGTCGCATATGTGCGCCCTCTACATG ATCAGAGAGCAGTGGGCTAACGCCGAAATGGCGGCAAGTTGGGCGCTGACCAAGTCGTTACAGTCTTTCAGTGACTTCCAAGTGATTTGTACAGCTTGTGCGAACATGCTGCACGTGGCCCAACACTTCGAAAGGTGGAATATGTGCGTAGCTCTGGAAGTACACGCTTTGAGGTTGTGCCACCTGAAGAAAGCCACGGTAGATGCGGAAGACCTCAAATCCGTGGCCAAACTCTACGGTGTCATCTTCACCTCCAG ATTGTACCGGTCCAATACGGAGAAGGCCATCCACATAGGATACATAGTGTTGAGGTTGTGCTCTTCGATTCGCGCGACCAAGATCATTCTGCCTCTGTTGCCGCTCTTGCTGCACAGTCTTCTGTTGGGCAAGCACTTCAACAACGCCTTCTCCATCTTGCAAGAACTTGAAGTTTTCGCCGACGAAGATTCGGACAGTTCAG GGAAGGTTTGGTATTTTGCTCTTTGCGTGGGTTTACAACTGGAAACTGGTTATTCTCTCGTGCCTTACCACGTGTGCGAGAATTTTTACCAGGTCGAAGGAGAGAGTTGGGTGACCATCAGAGATCCAGACGCGAGAAAAAGATTTTTCACAGTGATGTGGCTGTG GTGTATAAGAAATGAAAAGTGGGAGGCAGCGTCCATTTGGTGTCTCAAAACCAGCGACTTTATGATCGTCGAAGAGAAAGACACTCTAGCTAACAAAATCACAGGTTTGTATTTGCTCGAAGGgttgattttgtttttggtgTGGAAGTTGGACAGGAGGAACATCAAAGCGGTTATCAGAACTCAACAGGAGATAAAACAGCTGCTTAAAGCGCTTGAAAAGGCTGCAAGGACGTCGAAGGTCATCTTGCCCAG GTTTTACCACCTGAAAGCGTATTACAAGTACGTGAAAAGATTCGACTCGAAGGTTACCGATTTGTTGAATAAGGCGGTGGAAACTGCGACGAAATGCGGCAACGAACTCGAAATTGCGTGGATTGAACACTCGACGAAA gcTTGGAACAAGACGCTGCCGCCTATTGCTATGGACTTTTGGAAGGAACATTCGGAAGCTGACAATCTGCTAGATTTTCAAGATATCGAGATGGGGGGAGCCAAGATAGGATTTTTTACTCTACCCACTCCTGTCTATATGTGA